In Halobaculum rubrum, the following are encoded in one genomic region:
- the uvrB gene encoding excinuclease ABC subunit UvrB, with translation MSESEGPLSPDRPEAEKPFRVDAPFDPAGDQPDAIRQLVDGFESGMTEQTLLGVTGSGKTNTVSWVVEELNTPTLVIAHNKTLAAQLYEEFRTLFPDNAVEYFVSYYNYYQPEAYVEQTDTYIDKEMSINDEIDRLRHSATRSLLTRDDVIVVASVSAIYGLGDPTNYRGMALELEVGQEIGRDELLKRLVDLNYERNDVDFQQGTFRVRGDTVEVFPMYGRHAVRVELWGDEIDRMRKVDVVDGEVVSEEPAALIHPAEHYSLPEEQIDRAVSEIEELMERRVSHFERQGDLVAAQRIEERTTFDIEMLQETGYCSGIENYSVHLSDRESGDAPYTLLDYFPDDFLTVIDESHQTLPQIKGQYEGDKSRKDSLVGNGFRLPTAYDNRPLTFEEFEGKTDRRLYVSATPGDYERERSERIVEQIVRPTHLVDPEVTVEPAQGQVDDLMDRIDDRIERGERTLVTTLTKRMAEDLTEYLEEAGVEVAYMHDETDTLERHEIIRSLRLGEIDVLVGINLLREGLDIPEVSLVAILDADQEGFLRSETTLVQTMGRAARNVEGEVILYADETTSAMEAAIEETNRRREIQRQFNEEHGYEPRTIDKEIGETNLPGSKTDTSGVSGDDVADEEEAQARIQALEERMEEAASNLEFELAADIRDRMQDLRREFDVDPEEVGIEPPAEDDEGIAPVDDDGF, from the coding sequence ATGAGCGAATCCGAGGGACCCCTCTCGCCGGACCGTCCCGAGGCCGAGAAGCCGTTCCGCGTCGACGCCCCGTTCGACCCCGCGGGCGACCAGCCAGACGCGATCCGCCAGCTCGTCGACGGGTTCGAGTCCGGGATGACCGAGCAGACCCTCCTCGGGGTCACGGGTTCCGGGAAGACCAACACGGTCTCGTGGGTCGTCGAGGAGCTGAACACCCCGACGCTCGTCATCGCCCACAACAAGACCCTCGCGGCGCAGCTGTACGAGGAGTTCCGGACCCTCTTCCCCGACAACGCCGTCGAGTACTTCGTCTCCTACTACAACTACTACCAGCCCGAGGCGTACGTCGAGCAGACGGACACCTACATCGACAAGGAGATGTCCATCAACGACGAGATCGACCGCCTCAGACACTCCGCGACGCGGTCGCTGTTGACGCGGGACGACGTGATCGTCGTCGCCTCCGTCTCGGCCATCTACGGCCTGGGCGACCCGACGAACTATCGCGGGATGGCGCTGGAACTGGAGGTCGGACAGGAGATCGGTCGCGACGAACTGCTCAAGCGGCTGGTGGACCTGAACTACGAGCGCAACGACGTGGACTTCCAGCAGGGGACCTTTCGCGTGCGCGGCGACACGGTCGAGGTGTTCCCGATGTACGGCCGCCACGCCGTCCGCGTGGAGCTGTGGGGCGACGAGATCGACCGCATGCGCAAGGTCGACGTGGTCGACGGCGAAGTCGTCAGCGAGGAGCCGGCGGCCCTCATCCACCCGGCCGAGCACTACTCGCTCCCCGAGGAGCAGATCGACCGGGCCGTCTCCGAGATCGAGGAGCTGATGGAGCGGCGCGTCTCGCACTTCGAGCGCCAGGGCGACCTCGTCGCCGCCCAGCGGATCGAGGAACGCACCACCTTCGACATCGAGATGCTCCAGGAGACGGGCTACTGCTCGGGCATCGAGAACTACTCCGTCCACCTCTCGGATCGGGAGTCCGGCGACGCGCCCTACACCCTGCTGGACTACTTCCCCGACGACTTCCTCACGGTGATCGACGAGTCCCACCAGACGCTCCCGCAGATCAAAGGGCAGTACGAGGGTGACAAATCGCGCAAGGACTCGCTGGTCGGCAACGGCTTCCGACTCCCGACCGCCTACGACAACCGCCCGCTCACTTTCGAGGAGTTCGAGGGGAAGACCGACCGCCGGCTGTACGTCAGCGCCACCCCCGGCGACTACGAGCGCGAGCGCTCCGAGCGGATCGTCGAGCAGATCGTCCGCCCGACGCACCTCGTCGACCCCGAGGTCACCGTCGAGCCCGCCCAGGGGCAGGTGGACGACCTGATGGACCGGATCGACGACCGGATCGAGCGCGGCGAGCGCACCCTCGTCACCACCCTCACGAAGCGGATGGCCGAGGACCTCACCGAGTACCTCGAGGAAGCCGGCGTCGAGGTGGCGTACATGCACGACGAGACCGACACGCTCGAACGCCACGAGATCATCCGCTCGCTGCGGCTCGGCGAGATCGACGTGCTCGTCGGCATCAACCTCCTTCGGGAGGGACTCGACATCCCCGAGGTCTCCCTGGTCGCTATCCTCGACGCCGACCAGGAGGGGTTCCTCCGCTCGGAGACGACGCTCGTGCAGACGATGGGCCGCGCCGCCCGCAACGTCGAGGGCGAGGTGATCCTCTACGCCGACGAGACGACGAGCGCGATGGAGGCGGCCATCGAGGAGACGAACCGTCGCCGCGAGATCCAGCGGCAGTTCAACGAGGAGCACGGCTACGAGCCCCGGACCATCGACAAGGAGATCGGCGAGACGAACCTCCCCGGGTCCAAAACCGACACCTCGGGCGTCTCTGGCGACGACGTGGCCGACGAGGAGGAGGCGCAGGCGCGCATTCAGGCGCTGGAGGAGCGCATGGAGGAGGCTGCGAGCAACCTGGAGTTCGAGCTGGCCGCGGACATTCGCGACCGCATGCAGGACCTCCGTCGGGAGTTCGACGTGGACCCGGAGGAGGTCGGGATCGAGCCGCCCGCGGAGGACGACGAGGGGATCGCGCCCGTCGACGACGACGGCTTCTGA